The Phaeacidiphilus oryzae TH49 region CGTCCGCGCCGTTCCTGCCTGGCCGTGCCGGGCAGCAACCCGCGGTTCCTGGAGAAGGCCCAGGGGCTGGCCGCGGACCAGGTGTTCCTGGACCTGGAGGACGCGTGCGCGCCCGGGGTCAAGGAGAAGGCCCGGCACATGATCGTGGACGCGCTGAACACCGGTGACTGGAGCGGCAAGACGCGCGTGGTGCGGGTGAACGACTGGACCACCCACTGGACCTACCGCGACGTGGTCACGGTGGTCGAGGGCGCCGGGGCGAACCTGGACTGCATCATGCTGCCGAAGGTGCAGGACGCCGCCCAGGTGCAGGCGCTGGACCTGATGCTGACCCAGATCGAGAAGACGATGGGCTTCGAGGTCGGGCGGATCGGCATCGAGGCGCAGATCGAGAACGCCAAGGGCCTGGTGAACGTCGACGAGATCGCGGCCGCCTCGCCGCGGATCGAGACGATCATCTTCGGCCCGGCCGACTTCATGGCGTCCATCAACATGAAGTCGCTGGTGGTCGGGGAGCAGCCGCCCGGGTACGGCGCGGACGCCTACCACTACATCCTGATGCGGATCCTGATGGCCGCGCGGACGCACGACGTGCAGGCGATCGACGGGCCGTACCTCCAGGTGCGCAACCCGGAGGGGTTCCGGGAGGTCGCCGGGCGGGCGGCGGCGCTGGGCTTCGACGGGAAGTGGGTGCTCCACCCGGACCAGGTCGCGATCGCGAACGAGCTGTTCTCGCCCTCTCAGGAGGACTTCGACCACGCCGAGATGATCCTCGACGCCTACGAGTGGTGCACGTCCGAAGCCGGGGGCTTCAAGGGTTCCGCGATGCTGGGCGACGAGATGATCGACGAGGCCTCGCGCAAGATGGCGCTGGTCATCTCGGGGAAGGGCCGGGCGGCCGGCATGCAGCGTACGACGACGTTCACCCCACCGCAGAGCTGAGCGGGGCGCCTGCCCGAGCCCCGGTGAGGCCCGAAGGGCCGGTTCAGGGGCGCGGGGTTCCCCGCGCCCCTTGAGTCGCTGCGCCACTCGCGGGGCCGGGGGCGGAGCCCTGGGAGACGACACTGTTGGGAGCAACCATGCAATTCGGCCGCACATACGAAGAGTTCGAGGTCGGAGCGATCTACAAGCACTGGCCCGGGAAGACCGTCACGGAGTATGACGATCATCTCTTCTGTCTGCTGACGATGAATCACCATCCGCTCCACCTGGACGCCAACTACGCCGAGGAGACCACCGACTTCAAGCGGAACGTCGTGGTCGGGAACTACGTCTACTCGCTGCTGCTCGGGATGTCCGTGCCGGACGTCTCCGGCAAGGCGATCGCCAACCTGGAGGTGGAGTCGCTGAAGCACGTCGCTCCCACCTTCCACGGGGACACGATCTACGGCGAGACGACCGTGCTGGACAAGACCCCGTCGAGGTCGAAGACCGACCGCGGCATCGTGTACGTCGAGACCAGGGGCTACAAGCAGGACGGGACGCTGGTCTGCGTCTTCCGCCGCAAGGTGATGGTGCCGACCGCCGAGTACATCGAGGCGCGCGGCGGCGAGCAGCCGGGCCGCCCCGAGCCGCGAGAGGGGAAGTGACATGGCCGGCGGACGCCTGCAGCAGACGGACGGGCTGACCGAGGTCCAGCGGGACATCCTGGCCACGGTCCGGGACTTCGTCGACAAGGAGATCATTCCGGTCGCCACCGAGCTGGAGCACCGGGACGAGTACCCCACGAAGATCGTCGAGGGGATGAAGGAGCTCGGCCTGTTCGGGCTGACCATCCCCGAGGAGTTCGGCGGGCTGGGCGAGTCCCTCCTCACCTACGCGCTGGTGGTCGAGGAGATCGCCCGCGGCTGGATGTCGGTGTCCGGCATCGTGAACACCCACTTCATCGTCGCCCACATGATCAACGCCCACGGCACCCAGGAGCAGAAGGAGTACTTCCTGCCCCGGATGGCCGCCGGCGAGGTCCGCGGCGCCTTCTCGATGTCCGAGCCGGGCCTCGGCTCGGACGTGGCCGCCATCCGCACCAAGGCGGTCCAGGACGGCGAGGGCGGCGACTGGGTGGTCAACGGCCAGAAGATGTGGCTGACGAACGGGGGTTCGTCAACCCTGGTCGCGCTCCTTGCTCACACGGACGAGGGAGACCCCGAGAACACAGCCGCCCACCGCAACATGACCACCTTCCTGATCGAGAAGGAGCCCGGCTTCGGGGAGAACGAGAAGGTCCCCGGCCTCACCGTGCCCGGCAAGATCGAGAAGATGGGCTACAAGGGCGTCGACACCACCGAGCTCGTCCTCCAGGACGTCCGGGTCCCGGCCGACCGCGTCCTGGGCGGCGCCAGCGGCCGCGGCTTCTACCAGATGATGGACGGCGTCGAGGTCGGCCGGGTGAACGTGGCCGCGCGCGGCTGCGGGGTCGCCCGCCGGGCCTTCGAACTGGGGATCGCCTACGCCCAGCAGCGGGAGACCTTCGGCAAGAAGATCGCCCAGCACCAGGCGATCCAGTTCAAGCTCGCCGAGATGGCCACCAAGGTGGAGGCGGCCCACCAGATGATGGTGATGGCCGCCCGCAAGAAGGACTCCGGGGAGCGCAACGACCTGGAGGCCGGGATGGCCAAGTACCTCGCCTCCGAGTACTGCAAGGAGGTCGTCGAGGACGCCTTCCGCATCCACGGCGGCTACGGCTTCTCCAAGGAGTACGAGATCGAGCGCCTCTACCGGGAGGCCCCCATGCTCCTGATCGGTGAAGGTACTGCGGAGATCCAGAAAATGATCGTCGGACGGCGTCTCCTGGAGGAGTACCGGCTGGAGGGCTGAGGCGGGCTGAGCGCCGGTCGTGGGGCGGCAGCGCGTCAAAGTTGCGCCGATCATGGCACCCTTGCAGGGCGCGTGCGCTATTGTGCGGGCCCCGCGGGGGCCTGAGACCGGCCACAAGTCAGGTTCAGGCCAACCGGAGCTTGCCCCGCGCCCACCCGCTGCCGATAGCATCCCCCGGGACAGCAACCAGTAGTTGAGAATCCCAGCCACGAACCCCAAGAGCCCGCGGCCCCGCCTGCTGCCGACCGCGGCGTTACCCGAACTCATCAGCTCCGCACGGCACCCCCCGAGCGGCAGGAGGCCGGGTACCGCGCAAGGCAGTTCGGCACCGCGACCGCGACCAAAGGTCTTCGATGCCCTTCAGCCCGTCCCCAACCCCTCCGGCGCCCAGGAAGCCCCGCGCCGGCTACAGCCTCGCCCGGGGCGCATCCCCCTGGCTGCTGCCCACCGCGCTCACCGCGGCCGCCTGCACCGCCCTCACCCGGCGCAGCGGACGCTGGGCGGCCGCGGCGGTGCCCAGCGTGGCGCTCACCGCCGGAATGCTCTGGTTCTTCCGTGACCCGGAGCGCGCCCCCGGAGCCGGGCGGGTGCTCTGCCCCGCCGACGGCGTGGTGCAGTCGATCGACGCCTGGCCGGACGGCCGGACCCGGGTGGCGGTCTTCATGAGCCCGCTCAACGTCCACGTGAACCGCGCCCCGCTGGACGGCACGGTGACGTCGGTCGAACACGTGCCCGGCGGCTACGTCCCCGCCTTCAACAAGGACAGCGACCGCAACGAGCGGGTCGTCTGGCACTTCGACACCGAGCTCGGCGACGTCGAGATGGTGCAGATCGCCGGCGCCGTGGCCCGGCGGATCGTGCCGTATCTGGAGCCGGGCGCCAAGGTGGAGCGGGGTGACCGGGTGGGTCTGATCCGGTTCGGCTCGCGGGTCGACACCTATCTCCCGCCGGGGATCGAGCCCGGAGTCGAGGTCGGACAGCGAACGAGCGCCGGGGTGACTCGCCTTGACCGTGACTGATCCGGAATCCCTGACCAGCCGGCAGGACGAGGACGACGAGGTGCTGGACACCCGTCTGGTCCGGCTCCGCTGGCAGCGCGACCGCGAGCTGCGCGAGCCGCTCGGCCCGCAGCAGCTCTCCACCGCGGACATGCTCACCCTGGGCAACGCCGTCTGCGGGTTCCTCGCGATCTACTGCATGACCACCCGGGTGCTGATCCCGCACCTGGAGGGGGTCGACGTGGGCAGCTCGCGGCGGTCGGCGGCGACCGCGGTGATCCTGCTGCTGATCGGCGCCACCTGCGACCTCTTCGACGGGCTGGTGGCCCGCAAGCTGCGCGGCTCGGCGCTCGGCGCCGAGCTGGACAACCTCGCCGACCTGATCAGCTTCGGACTCGCCCCCGCCTACTTCGTGCTGGTGTGGGGGATGGTCTCGGACAGCGGGCACCAGAAGGTGTCGGTGCTCACCGCGATCGTGGTGATGATCGCCGTGGTGCTGCGGCTGGCCAGATTCTCCTGCGTGAAGCTGCGGCCCGGGGTGTTCCAGGGCATGCCCTGCCCGATGGGCGCGCTCACGGTGATCTCCATCGTGCTGCTGAACCCGCCGTTCGTGCCGGCCGTGATCGGCATCGCGGCGGTGGCCGGACTGATGGTCAGCCGGGTCGAGTACCCGAAGCCGCGCGGGATGCTCGCGGTGGCCACGCTGTGCTGGATCGTGGTCGCGGTGGGCTGCCTGGCGGCCTGGGCCTCCGGGGCGCCGGACGGGTTCGCGCTGCTGAAGGTCGGCGCCGGACTCCAGGTGGCGCTGGCGCTGATGGCCCCGCTGCTGGTGCTGCGCCGGAAGGTCGGCGCGGTCCGGGCCAGGCGCGCGGCCTCGCGGGCCTAGTCCCCTTCGCCCCCTCTCCGCCCCGGAACGGCAGGTTGCCCGTTCCGGGGCGGATTGCATACGACGGCCTCTACCCTGTTGGCCATGGCCGACTCAGTGTCCGTGAACGACGCCCGTTCCCGCCGGGTCGCCCGGCCCGCGCCGCTGCGCCAGGCCGTCTACGACGCACTGGTGGAGCTGATCATCAAGGGCGAGCTGCGGCCGGGGGCGCACCTCGTGGAGGCCGAGCTGGCCGAGCAGCTGGGCGTCAGCCGGCAGCCCGTACGGGAGGCGCTGCAGCGGCTGCAGACCGACGGCTGGGTGGACCTGCGCCCGGCGCAGGGCGCGTTCGTCCACACCCCGACCGCCGAGGAGGCGGAGCAACTGCTCAGCGTGCGGGGCATGTTGGAGACCCACTCGGCGCGGCTGGCCGCCGGGGCCGGGCTGGACGAGGCGGCCATCGCCGGCCTGTGGGAGCGTCAGGACGAGGGGCTGGCCGCGCTGGCGGCGGGGGACGTCGAGCGGCTGGTGGCGGCCAACTCGGCGCTCCACGCGGCGATCACGGAGCTGGCCGGGAACATGGTGCTGAGCGAGCTGATCGCGCTGGTGGACCGGCGGGTGCGGTGGTACTACACCCCGCTGGCGAAGCCGCGCGGCAAGGACGCCTGGAACGAGCACGCGCGGCTGATCCGCGCGATCTCCAAGGGCGAGGGCGACCGCGCGGCGGACATCATGTCCCGCCACACCGCTCGCACGACGGCGGCGTACACACGGCACCTCCGCGCCGGGATGTAGCCCGAAGGGCGAACCCGGGGGGAACTGCGCGGCCCGCGATGCCGCCGCCCCGGATGCAGCGCCGCAGGCGCGCATCAGGGGCGCGGGGAACTGCGCGGCCAGCGGCTTACGGCGCCGCAGCCGGGTGCGGAGTTCGGGTTGCAGTCCAGGCGCCCGTGGCCGGATGCAGCGCCGTGGAGGGCTGGGCTCGCAGTTCCCCGCGCCCCCTGATGCGCGCCTGCGGCGCCGCCTCCGGGGCGTCACTCCGGGTGCTGGATGCGGGCCGCCAAGCGGCGGAGGGCCTCCTCGGTGATGCCGAAGTGAGCGCGGGCGACCTTCGCGGCCTGGTCCGCGTCGCCGGCGAGAACGGCCCGCGCCAGCGCATGATGCTGGGGAGCGGCCTCGTGGTAGATGGCCCAGGTGTACGGCTCGGCGGAGACGCCGAGGCTGACCTCCCACAGCAGGCGCTCATGCAGTTCGATCAGGCGCGGGTTGTGGGTGGCCCGGGCGACGGCGAGATGCAGCGCGGTGTCGTGGCCGCGGGCCTCGTCCGGTGAGGCGGCCGCGTCGAACGCCGCCAGCGCGGCGGTGATCGCCTCGCGGTCCTCCGGCGTCGCCCGCTCCGCCGCGGTCCGCGCCACCAGGCTCTCCACCAGCCGCCGGTAGTCGAAGAGCGCCTCGAAGTCCGGCCACCGGTCGACCAGCGCGGCCCGCACCGCGCTCTCCGTGCCGGCCGCCCAGTCGGCGCGGACGAACGCGCCGCCGCCGCGGCCCCGGCGGATCTCCAGCTGCCCGGACTCGGCCAGCGAGCGCAGGGCCCCGCGTACGCTCTCCCGGCTGACCTCCAGGGTCGCCGCCAGCTCGCGCTCGCTCGGCAGCCGCTCCCCCACGCTGAACTCGCCCAGCGCGATCGCGGTGGCCAGCCGGTGGGCGATCTGCTCCGCGGTGCTGGGCGCGTGCAGGGGACCCAGCGGCTGCCGATGCCGTTCCTCGCTCACGACCACCTCCTGTCCACGGGGAAACCTACACGTTACAGAAAAAGGTCTAGGCAGTAGACCTTTAACCGCATACGCTGCCGTGACGTCCCACCCCACCGCTCTCCGAGGAGGATCGTGACCGAGGGATACCTGCCCTTCCGCGGCCACCGCACCTGGTACCGGGTGTCCGGCTCGCTGGACTCGCCGCTGACCCCGCTGGTCGTGCTGCACGGCGGCCCCGGCTGCACCCACGACTACGTGGAGTCCTTCGCCGAGCTGACCGCCGCCACCGGCCGCCCGGTCGTCCACTACGACCAGCTGGGCAACGGCCGCTCCAGCCACCTCCCCGAGGCCGGCCCGGAGTTCTGGACCGTCCAGCTCTTCCTCGACGAACTCGACGCCCTGCTGCGGCATCTGGGCATCGAGCGGGACTACCACCTGCTCGGCCAGTCCTGGGGCGGGATGCTCGGCGCCGAGCACGCGGTGACCGCGCCCGCCGGGCTGCGCTCGCTGGTGATCGCCGACTCCCCCGCCTCGATGCCGCTCTGGCTGGCCGCCGCCCAGGAGCTGCGCTCCCGCCTGCCGGAGGACGTCCAGCGGACGCTGACCGAGCACGAGGCGGCCGGCACCACCGACTCCCCCGAGTACGCCGCCGCCGTCCGGGTCTTCTACGACCGGCACGTCTGCCGGATCCCCTGGCCGGACGGGGTGGCCCGGACCTTCGCCGCCATCGACGAGGACCCGACGGTCTACCACACCATGAACGGGCCCAGCGAGTTCCACGTGGTCGGCACTCTCCGGGACTGGACGGTGATCGACCGGCTGGACCGGATCACCGCGCCCACCCTGCTGATCACCGGCCGCCACGACGAGGCCACCCCGGAGACCGTCCGGCCGTACGCCGAGCGGATCGCGGACGTCCGCTGGGAGGTCTTCGAGGACTCCAGCCACATGCCGCACGTCGAGGAGAAGGAGGCCTGCCTGCGGGTGGTCGCCGAGTTCCTCGCCCACCACGACGAGCAGACGGAGGAGACCGGATGACGACGGCACCGCAGCAGGACGCCGAGGCCGCCCTCGGCTCCTTCGGCTACGCCCAGGAGCTCAAGCGCTCCCTCTCGCTGGCCGATCTGATGATCTACGGCCTGGTCTTCATGGTGCCGATCGCGCCGTTCGCGATCTTCGGCGTGGTCTACAACGGCGCCAAGGGCATGGTCCCACTGACCTATCTGATAGGTCTGGTCGCGATGCTCTTCACGGCGTACAGCTACCGGGAGATGTCCCGCGCCTTCCCGATCGCCGGCTCGGTCTACGCGTACGCCGGCCGCGGCATCAACGACAAGGTCGGCTTCCTGGCCGGCTGGGCGATCCTGCTGGATTACCTGCTGATCCCCACCCTCCTCTACGTGATGAGCGCGGCGGCGCTGAACTCGCTGGTCCCCGGGATCCCGCCGTGGCTCTGGGTGGTGGCGTTCGTACTGGTCAACACCTCGGTCAACTTCTTCGGGATCGAGTCCACCGCGCGGCTCAACAAGATCTTCCTGATCGCCGAACTCGTGGTGCTGGCGCTCTTCACGGTCTTCGGCCTGATCGCCGTGGCGCAGGGGAAGAACGGCGCCCACTTCTCCTTCGCGCCCCTCCTCCAGCCCAAGCTGGTGACCCCGGGGCTCATCTTCGGGGCACTGTCGGTGGCGGTGCTGAGCTTCCTCGGCTTCGACGGCATCTCGACACTGTCGGAGGAGGTCAAGAGCGGGGACCGGCGGCTGGTCGGCAAGGCCACCGTACTGGCCCTGCTGGTGGTCGCGGGCCTCTTCGTGATCCAGACCTATGTGGCGGCGCTGCTGGTCCCCGGCAAGACGGCGTTCGCCGACGGGGACGCCACCAACTCCGCCTTCTACGACATCGCGCGGATCGCGGGCGGCAGCTGGCTGAAGATCACCGTCGCGGTGGCCTCCGCGCTGGCCA contains the following coding sequences:
- a CDS encoding HpcH/HpaI aldolase/citrate lyase family protein, producing the protein MTASNETAEGVSRLRPRRSCLAVPGSNPRFLEKAQGLAADQVFLDLEDACAPGVKEKARHMIVDALNTGDWSGKTRVVRVNDWTTHWTYRDVVTVVEGAGANLDCIMLPKVQDAAQVQALDLMLTQIEKTMGFEVGRIGIEAQIENAKGLVNVDEIAAASPRIETIIFGPADFMASINMKSLVVGEQPPGYGADAYHYILMRILMAARTHDVQAIDGPYLQVRNPEGFREVAGRAAALGFDGKWVLHPDQVAIANELFSPSQEDFDHAEMILDAYEWCTSEAGGFKGSAMLGDEMIDEASRKMALVISGKGRAAGMQRTTTFTPPQS
- a CDS encoding MaoC family dehydratase, with amino-acid sequence MQFGRTYEEFEVGAIYKHWPGKTVTEYDDHLFCLLTMNHHPLHLDANYAEETTDFKRNVVVGNYVYSLLLGMSVPDVSGKAIANLEVESLKHVAPTFHGDTIYGETTVLDKTPSRSKTDRGIVYVETRGYKQDGTLVCVFRRKVMVPTAEYIEARGGEQPGRPEPREGK
- a CDS encoding acyl-CoA dehydrogenase family protein: MAGGRLQQTDGLTEVQRDILATVRDFVDKEIIPVATELEHRDEYPTKIVEGMKELGLFGLTIPEEFGGLGESLLTYALVVEEIARGWMSVSGIVNTHFIVAHMINAHGTQEQKEYFLPRMAAGEVRGAFSMSEPGLGSDVAAIRTKAVQDGEGGDWVVNGQKMWLTNGGSSTLVALLAHTDEGDPENTAAHRNMTTFLIEKEPGFGENEKVPGLTVPGKIEKMGYKGVDTTELVLQDVRVPADRVLGGASGRGFYQMMDGVEVGRVNVAARGCGVARRAFELGIAYAQQRETFGKKIAQHQAIQFKLAEMATKVEAAHQMMVMAARKKDSGERNDLEAGMAKYLASEYCKEVVEDAFRIHGGYGFSKEYEIERLYREAPMLLIGEGTAEIQKMIVGRRLLEEYRLEG
- a CDS encoding phosphatidylserine decarboxylase; this encodes MPFSPSPTPPAPRKPRAGYSLARGASPWLLPTALTAAACTALTRRSGRWAAAAVPSVALTAGMLWFFRDPERAPGAGRVLCPADGVVQSIDAWPDGRTRVAVFMSPLNVHVNRAPLDGTVTSVEHVPGGYVPAFNKDSDRNERVVWHFDTELGDVEMVQIAGAVARRIVPYLEPGAKVERGDRVGLIRFGSRVDTYLPPGIEPGVEVGQRTSAGVTRLDRD
- a CDS encoding CDP-alcohol phosphatidyltransferase family protein encodes the protein MTVTDPESLTSRQDEDDEVLDTRLVRLRWQRDRELREPLGPQQLSTADMLTLGNAVCGFLAIYCMTTRVLIPHLEGVDVGSSRRSAATAVILLLIGATCDLFDGLVARKLRGSALGAELDNLADLISFGLAPAYFVLVWGMVSDSGHQKVSVLTAIVVMIAVVLRLARFSCVKLRPGVFQGMPCPMGALTVISIVLLNPPFVPAVIGIAAVAGLMVSRVEYPKPRGMLAVATLCWIVVAVGCLAAWASGAPDGFALLKVGAGLQVALALMAPLLVLRRKVGAVRARRAASRA
- a CDS encoding GntR family transcriptional regulator, producing the protein MADSVSVNDARSRRVARPAPLRQAVYDALVELIIKGELRPGAHLVEAELAEQLGVSRQPVREALQRLQTDGWVDLRPAQGAFVHTPTAEEAEQLLSVRGMLETHSARLAAGAGLDEAAIAGLWERQDEGLAALAAGDVERLVAANSALHAAITELAGNMVLSELIALVDRRVRWYYTPLAKPRGKDAWNEHARLIRAISKGEGDRAADIMSRHTARTTAAYTRHLRAGM
- a CDS encoding FadR/GntR family transcriptional regulator, translating into MSEERHRQPLGPLHAPSTAEQIAHRLATAIALGEFSVGERLPSERELAATLEVSRESVRGALRSLAESGQLEIRRGRGGGAFVRADWAAGTESAVRAALVDRWPDFEALFDYRRLVESLVARTAAERATPEDREAITAALAAFDAAASPDEARGHDTALHLAVARATHNPRLIELHERLLWEVSLGVSAEPYTWAIYHEAAPQHHALARAVLAGDADQAAKVARAHFGITEEALRRLAARIQHPE
- a CDS encoding proline iminopeptidase-family hydrolase, whose translation is MTEGYLPFRGHRTWYRVSGSLDSPLTPLVVLHGGPGCTHDYVESFAELTAATGRPVVHYDQLGNGRSSHLPEAGPEFWTVQLFLDELDALLRHLGIERDYHLLGQSWGGMLGAEHAVTAPAGLRSLVIADSPASMPLWLAAAQELRSRLPEDVQRTLTEHEAAGTTDSPEYAAAVRVFYDRHVCRIPWPDGVARTFAAIDEDPTVYHTMNGPSEFHVVGTLRDWTVIDRLDRITAPTLLITGRHDEATPETVRPYAERIADVRWEVFEDSSHMPHVEEKEACLRVVAEFLAHHDEQTEETG
- a CDS encoding APC family permease, which encodes MTTAPQQDAEAALGSFGYAQELKRSLSLADLMIYGLVFMVPIAPFAIFGVVYNGAKGMVPLTYLIGLVAMLFTAYSYREMSRAFPIAGSVYAYAGRGINDKVGFLAGWAILLDYLLIPTLLYVMSAAALNSLVPGIPPWLWVVAFVLVNTSVNFFGIESTARLNKIFLIAELVVLALFTVFGLIAVAQGKNGAHFSFAPLLQPKLVTPGLIFGALSVAVLSFLGFDGISTLSEEVKSGDRRLVGKATVLALLVVAGLFVIQTYVAALLVPGKTAFADGDATNSAFYDIARIAGGSWLKITVAVASALATGIANSLVAQAATSRLLFSMARDRKLPAFLAHIHPVRKVPERALLLVGGLSLVMGLVFVGQVDLLSSLVNFGALFSFLLLHVSVVTHFVLRNRSRRWGLHLVMPAVGFVVIGYVLVNMDGRAQLGGIAWLCVGGLILLYHRFSGRNTELAMNLEG